From a single Microbacterium terrisoli genomic region:
- the ddaH gene encoding dimethylargininase codes for MSLSETAVDRAPSSGRIQQHRRYLMCKPAYFTVSYEINPWMHKADPTDTPKAVRQWQTLYDTYLSLGHDVEVIDPIEGLPDMVYTANGGFIIDGKALGVRFSVGERRGEEQPFMDWFGSHGFEVVEPIATQEGEGDILLAGDTILAGYGFRSSIESHREIADVFDREVVSLHLVNPNFYHLDTAIAVLDPVVGPGGVEAANIAYLPNAFDDRGRGILEERFPDAIRVADEDGAVFGLNSASDGRNVFISPRATGYDAQLRERGYNPVHIDLSELLLGGGGIKCCTLELRGGRS; via the coding sequence ATGTCGCTTTCTGAAACCGCTGTCGACCGGGCCCCGTCATCCGGGCGCATCCAGCAGCATCGTCGCTACCTGATGTGCAAGCCGGCGTACTTCACGGTGAGCTACGAGATCAACCCGTGGATGCACAAGGCCGACCCGACCGACACCCCGAAGGCCGTGCGGCAGTGGCAGACGCTGTACGACACGTACCTGTCTCTGGGACATGACGTCGAGGTCATCGACCCGATCGAGGGTCTGCCCGACATGGTCTACACGGCCAACGGCGGGTTCATCATCGACGGCAAGGCTCTGGGTGTGCGCTTCAGCGTCGGCGAGCGCCGCGGCGAGGAGCAGCCGTTCATGGACTGGTTCGGCTCGCACGGCTTCGAGGTCGTCGAACCCATCGCGACCCAGGAGGGCGAGGGCGACATCCTGCTCGCCGGCGACACGATCCTGGCCGGCTACGGCTTCCGCTCCTCCATCGAGAGCCACCGCGAGATCGCCGACGTGTTCGACCGTGAGGTCGTCTCGCTGCACCTGGTGAACCCGAACTTCTACCACCTCGACACCGCGATCGCGGTGCTCGACCCGGTGGTCGGACCCGGTGGCGTCGAAGCCGCCAACATCGCCTACCTGCCGAACGCGTTCGACGACCGCGGCCGCGGCATCCTCGAAGAGCGCTTCCCCGACGCGATCCGCGTCGCCGACGAAGACGGGGCCGTGTTCGGACTGAACTCGGCCAGCGACGGCAGGAACGTGTTCATCTCGCCGCGTGCGACCGGCTACGACGCGCAGCTGCGCGAACGCGGCTACAACCCCGTGCACATCGACCTGTCGGAGCTGCTGCTCGGCGGCGGCGGCATCAAGTGCTGCACGCTCGAACTGCGAGGAGGCAGGTCATGA
- the rocD gene encoding ornithine--oxo-acid transaminase, translated as MTTPTTLDTTAVRIIRNEDAHVAHNYHPLPVVVAEGEGVWVTDVEGKRYLDLLSAYSALNFGHRHPALIEAATAQLGRLTLTSRAFHNDKLGEFATALAELTGKDLVLPMNTGAEAVETGIKTARAWAYRVKGVAKDAATIVVAKGNFHGRTTTIVGFSDDPTARDDFGPFTPGFVSVPFGDADAIEAAITSDTAAVLIEPIQGEAGVIIPPAGYLKAVRDICTRHGVLFIADEIQAGLGRVGTTFACDREEVVPDMYLLGKALGGGIVAVSAVAANADVLGVIHPGEHGSTFGGNPVAAAVGIKVVELLKTGEFQKRAALLGEHLAQKLNELIGHGVTEVRAAGLWAGVDIEPSIGTGREVAERLLARGVLVKDTHGQTIRIAPPLTIRATELDWAVEQLKVVLEA; from the coding sequence ATGACCACGCCCACGACACTGGACACCACGGCTGTGCGGATCATCCGCAACGAAGACGCGCACGTCGCCCACAACTACCACCCGCTGCCGGTCGTGGTCGCCGAAGGCGAGGGAGTGTGGGTCACCGACGTCGAGGGCAAGCGCTACCTCGACCTGCTGTCGGCCTACTCCGCCCTGAACTTCGGGCACCGGCATCCTGCCCTCATCGAGGCCGCGACCGCGCAGCTGGGGCGACTGACGCTCACCAGCCGCGCGTTCCACAACGACAAGCTCGGCGAATTCGCCACCGCGCTGGCCGAGCTCACGGGCAAAGACCTCGTGCTGCCCATGAACACGGGCGCCGAAGCCGTCGAGACCGGCATCAAGACCGCGCGGGCCTGGGCGTATCGGGTCAAGGGCGTGGCGAAGGATGCCGCGACCATCGTGGTGGCGAAGGGGAACTTCCACGGCCGCACGACGACGATCGTCGGATTCAGCGATGACCCGACGGCCCGCGATGACTTCGGCCCGTTCACGCCGGGATTCGTCTCGGTTCCCTTCGGCGACGCCGACGCGATCGAGGCGGCCATCACGTCCGACACCGCCGCCGTGCTCATCGAGCCGATCCAGGGTGAGGCGGGGGTCATCATCCCGCCCGCCGGTTACCTGAAGGCCGTCCGCGACATCTGCACCCGTCATGGCGTGCTGTTCATCGCCGACGAGATCCAGGCAGGCCTGGGCCGGGTCGGCACGACGTTCGCGTGCGACCGCGAAGAGGTCGTCCCCGACATGTACCTGCTCGGCAAGGCCCTGGGCGGCGGCATCGTCGCGGTCTCGGCGGTGGCGGCGAACGCCGATGTGCTCGGCGTGATCCACCCGGGCGAGCACGGGTCGACGTTCGGCGGCAACCCGGTGGCTGCGGCCGTGGGCATCAAGGTCGTGGAGCTGCTGAAGACCGGTGAGTTCCAGAAGCGCGCGGCGCTGCTGGGCGAGCACCTGGCGCAGAAGCTGAACGAGCTGATAGGCCACGGCGTGACCGAGGTGCGCGCAGCGGGCCTGTGGGCCGGCGTCGACATCGAGCCGTCGATCGGAACGGGCCGCGAGGTCGCCGAGCGGCTGCTGGCGCGCGGTGTGCTGGTCAAGGACACGCACGGACAGACGATCCGCATCGCACCGCCGCTGACGATCCGCGCCACGGAGCTGGACTGGGCCGTCGAGCAGCTGAAGGTCGTGCTCGAAGCCTGA
- a CDS encoding molybdopterin-dependent oxidoreductase: MDGSRLRAALAGIAAVVLGAGVGELIAAWLAPSSSPLASIGAALIDLAPGWAKQTAIGLFGTADKVALLIGIAIVLVAVAAGLGILESRVRRAGALLCGLLGVAGIVAAATRTNVSAMAWLPSAVAGAVAAFTIGPLVQAADVPHRSSTPESGPPMDRRRFFAVTGAVALVGVAASVGGALLQTGARAAESARRALRLPTPVRTAAPIPAGADLRVPGLAPLVTPAADFYRIDTALLVPQVDPAQWSLRIHGMVDHEVTLTWNELLALPLEASWTTLTCVSNEVGGDLIGNAKWLGYPIRNLLAQASPHADADMVLSTSIDGFTASTPLPVLTDDRAAILAVGMNGAPLPPEHGFPVRMVVPGLYGYVSATKWVTDLEVTRFDRASAYWTHEGWAPRGPIKLESRIDVPRATGDVPAGNTVIAGVAWQQHTGIAQVEVQVDDAAWQQVQLAPAISDDTWVQWRLPWHAEPGDHTIRCRATNRHGQLQTSRKASPVPDGASGWHEISVHVA; the protein is encoded by the coding sequence GTGGACGGATCGAGGCTGCGCGCCGCGCTGGCGGGCATCGCCGCCGTGGTGCTCGGCGCCGGCGTGGGCGAACTCATCGCCGCGTGGCTCGCGCCCTCGTCGAGCCCGCTGGCATCGATCGGCGCCGCGCTGATCGATCTGGCGCCCGGCTGGGCGAAGCAGACGGCGATCGGCCTGTTCGGCACGGCTGACAAGGTCGCCCTGCTGATCGGGATCGCCATCGTGCTGGTCGCGGTCGCCGCCGGACTCGGCATCCTCGAATCACGCGTGCGGCGCGCGGGCGCCCTGCTGTGCGGACTGCTCGGAGTCGCCGGCATCGTCGCCGCCGCGACCCGGACGAACGTCTCGGCCATGGCGTGGCTGCCGTCGGCGGTGGCGGGCGCGGTGGCCGCGTTCACGATCGGGCCCCTGGTGCAGGCCGCCGATGTTCCGCACCGCTCGTCCACCCCTGAGTCGGGGCCGCCGATGGATCGTCGCCGCTTCTTCGCCGTGACCGGTGCCGTCGCACTGGTGGGGGTCGCCGCCTCGGTCGGAGGTGCACTGCTGCAGACGGGTGCGCGCGCGGCTGAATCGGCGCGGCGGGCGCTGCGCCTGCCGACGCCCGTGCGCACCGCCGCACCGATTCCGGCGGGCGCCGATCTGCGCGTCCCCGGGCTCGCCCCGCTGGTCACCCCCGCTGCGGACTTCTACCGCATCGACACGGCGCTGCTGGTGCCCCAGGTCGACCCGGCGCAGTGGTCGCTGCGCATCCACGGCATGGTGGACCACGAAGTGACGCTCACGTGGAACGAACTGCTCGCACTCCCGCTCGAAGCCAGCTGGACGACGCTCACCTGCGTCTCGAACGAGGTGGGCGGCGACCTCATCGGCAACGCGAAGTGGCTGGGCTACCCGATCCGCAATCTGCTCGCGCAGGCGAGCCCCCACGCCGACGCCGACATGGTGCTGTCGACCTCGATCGACGGGTTCACGGCATCCACTCCTCTGCCGGTGCTCACCGACGACCGTGCGGCCATCCTCGCGGTCGGGATGAACGGCGCTCCCCTGCCGCCCGAACACGGCTTTCCGGTGCGCATGGTCGTGCCCGGCCTGTACGGCTACGTCTCGGCGACCAAGTGGGTCACCGACCTCGAGGTCACCCGGTTCGACCGCGCCTCCGCGTACTGGACGCACGAGGGGTGGGCTCCGCGTGGGCCGATCAAACTCGAATCACGCATCGACGTTCCCCGCGCGACCGGGGACGTACCCGCAGGCAACACCGTGATCGCCGGCGTCGCCTGGCAGCAGCACACCGGCATCGCCCAGGTCGAGGTGCAGGTGGATGACGCGGCCTGGCAGCAGGTGCAGCTGGCTCCCGCGATCTCGGACGACACGTGGGTGCAGTGGCGCCTGCCGTGGCACGCCGAACCCGGCGATCACACCATCCGGTGCCGAGCGACCAACCGTCACGGTCAGCTGCAGACCTCGCGCAAGGCCTCGCCGGTGCCCGACGGCGCGTCGGGGTGGCACGAGATCAGCGTGCACGTGGCGTGA
- a CDS encoding MATE family efflux transporter yields the protein MATTLTTGRPWRVILAFAVPLLIGNVVQQLYQFADTIVVGRHLGVDALAAVGATGSLLFLLLGFAWGLTSGFAIPTAQAFGARDEAGVRRSVASGVILTGATTLLLTVGAPLIARPVLMLLQTPAELLDDATIFTQVSFLGAGATMFFNYLAAIIRAIGDSRTPLVFLTLACGLNVVLVVGFVGVIGWGVAGAALATVVSQAVSVLLCLQFVRRRMPVLHVRRADWRVSRTDLAEHLRLGLPMGFQASIIAIGTLTVQVALNVLGADAVAAYTTASRVDSLAVALLQSLGLAVSMYAAQNLGGRRPDRIRRGVVQAVWMSVFASLALGVLLVSFGTQMVRVFIGDGSDQVVHLAHLMLIINGVSYSALGVLFVLRGALQGLGHTLVPTMTGVIELVMRVAAAVLLGAMVGYPGVVLSNPLAWLGAAALLIPAYIRVHRRLAAMPIAPELATETTPIAVIGPTDGSMVVDAVITQSIPAVTSAQARRSART from the coding sequence ATGGCCACCACCCTCACCACGGGCCGTCCGTGGCGCGTCATCCTCGCCTTCGCGGTCCCGCTGCTGATCGGCAACGTGGTGCAGCAGCTGTACCAGTTCGCCGACACGATCGTCGTCGGTCGCCACCTGGGCGTGGATGCCCTGGCGGCGGTGGGCGCGACCGGCAGTCTGCTGTTCCTGCTGCTGGGATTCGCGTGGGGACTGACCAGCGGATTCGCGATCCCGACGGCCCAGGCGTTCGGCGCCCGCGACGAGGCCGGCGTGCGCCGGTCCGTGGCATCCGGCGTCATCCTCACCGGGGCGACCACCCTGCTGCTCACCGTCGGCGCCCCGCTGATCGCACGCCCGGTGCTGATGCTGCTGCAGACGCCCGCAGAGCTTCTGGACGACGCGACGATCTTCACGCAAGTGAGCTTCCTCGGCGCGGGCGCGACGATGTTCTTCAACTACCTTGCCGCCATCATCCGCGCGATCGGCGACTCGCGCACGCCGCTGGTGTTCCTCACGCTCGCGTGCGGGCTGAACGTCGTGCTCGTGGTCGGGTTCGTCGGCGTGATCGGCTGGGGGGTCGCCGGGGCCGCTCTGGCCACCGTCGTCTCGCAGGCGGTGTCGGTGCTGCTGTGCCTGCAGTTCGTGCGCCGCCGCATGCCGGTGCTGCACGTGCGACGCGCCGACTGGCGCGTCTCGCGCACGGATCTCGCCGAGCATCTGCGTCTGGGGCTGCCGATGGGCTTTCAGGCATCGATCATCGCCATCGGCACGCTCACAGTGCAGGTCGCACTGAACGTGCTGGGTGCGGATGCCGTGGCCGCCTACACGACCGCCTCGCGCGTGGATTCCCTGGCCGTGGCCCTGCTGCAGTCGCTGGGTCTTGCCGTCTCGATGTACGCCGCCCAGAACCTCGGCGGACGACGCCCCGACCGCATCCGCCGCGGGGTCGTGCAGGCCGTGTGGATGTCGGTGTTCGCCTCGCTCGCCCTCGGCGTGCTGCTGGTCTCGTTCGGCACGCAGATGGTGCGCGTGTTCATCGGCGACGGTTCGGACCAGGTCGTGCACCTCGCGCACCTCATGCTCATCATCAACGGTGTCAGCTACAGCGCACTGGGCGTGCTGTTCGTGCTGCGTGGGGCTCTGCAGGGTCTGGGCCACACGCTGGTGCCGACCATGACCGGCGTGATCGAGTTGGTCATGCGGGTGGCCGCCGCAGTCCTGCTGGGGGCGATGGTCGGCTACCCCGGCGTCGTGCTCAGCAACCCGCTGGCCTGGCTCGGGGCCGCGGCGCTGCTGATCCCCGCGTACATCCGCGTGCACCGCCGGCTGGCGGCGATGCCGATCGCTCCCGAGCTGGCGACGGAGACGACGCCGATCGCGGTGATCGGCCCGACCGACGGGTCGATGGTGGTGGACGCCGTGATCACGCAGTCGATACCGGCCGTGACCTCGGCACAGGCGCGACGGTCTGCGCGGACGTAG
- a CDS encoding rhamnulokinase — MSAGAVAAIDLGATSGRVIVGRVGPDVLDTTTVTRFANSPVRAGDGLHTDILALYDAALGGLRAALHAHPDVASIGVDSWAVDYALLRGGRLLGNPFHYRDERSERGVAKVHEKMPHSTLFARNGLQFLPFTTLYQLAAEDPDVLGFADTALLIPDLVAYWFTGRAVAERTNASTTGLLRDGTWDDELIRTLGFARGLLPELVSPGERVGMLRPDVAASLSAPERLPVTAVGTHDTASAVVAVPMEAGHAAYISCGTWGLVGVEVDSPVLTPEALAANFTNEGGVDGRVRLLHNVMGLWVLTEAMRGWERAGRGIELSSLLTQAAAVDPAAVPVFDIQDPRFLPTGDMPARIKAWCDEHDVVAPRTQAEYARAIIESLAQAFTDTVAAASRISHVNVRTIHIVGGGALNDLLCQRTADRAGLPVLAGPVEATALGNLLVQARAVGLVSGSLEALRDLVQRTHAPRRFTPAP; from the coding sequence ATGAGCGCTGGGGCCGTCGCGGCGATCGACCTGGGTGCCACGAGCGGTCGCGTCATCGTCGGCCGGGTCGGCCCAGATGTGCTGGATACGACAACGGTCACGCGCTTCGCAAACTCCCCAGTGCGCGCCGGCGACGGCCTGCACACCGACATCCTCGCGCTGTACGACGCCGCACTGGGCGGCCTGCGCGCGGCGCTGCACGCCCACCCCGACGTCGCCTCGATCGGCGTGGATTCGTGGGCCGTCGACTATGCGCTGCTGCGCGGCGGCAGGCTGCTCGGCAACCCGTTCCACTACCGCGACGAACGGTCCGAACGGGGCGTCGCGAAGGTGCACGAGAAGATGCCACACTCGACTCTGTTCGCCCGGAACGGACTGCAATTCCTGCCGTTCACCACGCTCTACCAGCTCGCCGCAGAAGATCCGGACGTGCTCGGCTTCGCCGACACCGCTCTCCTGATCCCCGACCTGGTCGCGTACTGGTTCACCGGCCGCGCCGTCGCCGAACGCACGAACGCCTCCACGACAGGCCTCCTGCGCGATGGCACATGGGATGACGAACTCATCCGCACGCTCGGATTTGCGCGTGGACTCCTACCCGAGCTCGTCTCACCCGGCGAGAGAGTCGGGATGCTGCGGCCCGACGTCGCCGCATCGCTGAGCGCGCCAGAGCGCCTGCCGGTGACGGCCGTGGGCACGCACGACACCGCATCGGCGGTGGTGGCAGTGCCCATGGAGGCCGGGCACGCCGCGTATATCTCGTGCGGCACCTGGGGACTCGTAGGCGTTGAGGTGGACTCTCCCGTGCTGACGCCCGAAGCGCTCGCGGCGAACTTCACGAACGAGGGCGGCGTCGATGGCAGGGTACGGCTGCTGCACAACGTCATGGGCCTGTGGGTACTGACCGAGGCCATGCGCGGCTGGGAACGCGCCGGCAGAGGGATCGAACTGTCGTCGCTGCTGACGCAGGCCGCCGCGGTCGATCCTGCCGCCGTGCCCGTGTTCGACATCCAGGATCCGCGCTTCCTGCCGACGGGCGACATGCCGGCTCGCATCAAGGCCTGGTGTGACGAGCACGACGTCGTCGCGCCGCGCACCCAGGCGGAATACGCCCGCGCGATCATCGAGTCGCTCGCGCAGGCGTTCACGGACACGGTGGCCGCGGCATCCCGCATCTCGCACGTCAACGTGCGCACGATTCACATCGTCGGAGGCGGGGCGCTCAACGACCTGCTGTGTCAGCGCACAGCCGATCGAGCCGGTCTGCCGGTGCTGGCCGGCCCCGTCGAAGCGACGGCGCTGGGAAATCTGCTCGTGCAGGCCCGCGCGGTCGGACTCGTCTCCGGCTCACTGGAGGCACTGCGCGACCTTGTGCAGCGCACGCACGCACCGCGGCGGTTCACTCCAGCCCCGTGA